From a region of the Umboniibacter marinipuniceus genome:
- the mltB gene encoding lytic murein transglycosylase B, with amino-acid sequence MKKVLRGLVAASLFASPSLMAYERDEDLVEAWINEVSTTHGIDATYLRDLMDEAKYQQSIIDAISRPAERVLTWSEYRNIFIEQARIDGGVEFIERNLDTLKRIEAETGVSAEYIVAIIGVETRYGRIMGNYRVIDALSTLGFSYPRRSSFFKKELTEFVLMIEETGLDPLSLKGSYAGAMGLGQFIPSSYRAYSKDDTGDGVADLWTSEQDAIASVANYFKRHGWKAGEPVLVSLTAPENAEEYPRSPLALDRTMAEVEAMGYRPDAVLAADTKARIFFFADNPGGEYVAGLQNFYTITRYNHSSYYALAVHQLAENLREQSVLSAQ; translated from the coding sequence ATGAAAAAAGTTTTACGTGGTTTAGTGGCAGCTTCACTCTTTGCTAGCCCAAGCCTCATGGCTTACGAGCGAGATGAGGATTTAGTAGAGGCGTGGATTAACGAGGTAAGTACAACGCATGGTATTGATGCAACTTATCTTCGTGACCTAATGGATGAGGCTAAGTATCAGCAGTCTATTATCGACGCGATCTCTCGTCCCGCTGAACGAGTTCTCACCTGGTCAGAGTACCGTAATATCTTTATCGAGCAGGCTCGTATTGACGGGGGTGTTGAGTTTATTGAACGAAACCTGGATACCCTAAAGCGCATTGAAGCGGAAACGGGAGTATCCGCGGAGTACATCGTTGCTATTATTGGTGTGGAAACGCGCTACGGCAGAATTATGGGCAATTACCGCGTCATTGATGCGCTTTCAACGCTTGGTTTTAGCTATCCACGTCGTAGTAGTTTCTTTAAAAAAGAACTGACTGAATTCGTGTTGATGATTGAGGAAACCGGTCTTGATCCACTGTCTCTGAAGGGTTCCTACGCGGGCGCTATGGGCCTTGGTCAGTTTATTCCATCAAGCTACCGAGCCTATTCGAAGGATGATACAGGTGACGGTGTAGCGGATCTCTGGACGAGTGAACAAGATGCTATTGCGAGCGTTGCGAATTACTTCAAACGTCACGGCTGGAAAGCAGGCGAACCGGTGTTGGTAAGCCTAACAGCCCCTGAGAATGCGGAAGAGTATCCTCGCTCTCCATTAGCGCTGGATAGGACCATGGCCGAGGTTGAAGCAATGGGCTACCGTCCGGATGCCGTTTTGGCAGCGGATACAAAGGCGCGAATCTTCTTTTTTGCTGATAATCCAGGCGGTGAATACGTTGCTGGACTGCAGAACTTTTATACCATTACTCGTTATAATCACTCCAGCTACTACGCGCTGGCGGTGCACCAGTTGGCCGAGAATCTTCGCGAGCAATCGGTCTTGAGTGCCCAGTAA
- a CDS encoding DEAD/DEAH box helicase — MSESNITFDELGLSEQLLKEIKSLGYEKPSPIQERAIPVLLDGRDILGQAQTGTGKTAAFALPLIDNLDLKANHIQVLVLTPTRELAIQVAEAFQRYAASIRGFRVLPIYGGQPMNIQMRGLQRGAQVVVGTPGRVIDHLNRGSLKLDKLQALVLDEADEMLNMGFLEDVEKVMEFLPEERQIALFSATMPKAIESVAKKYLRNPEHIEIAGAKRENKNIKQYSWVMKNDRKRDALTRLLESEEYDAAIIFVRTRVAADELTMILNARGYRCSALQGDMAQKQREQAVNSLKKGQLDIIIATDVAARGLDVERISLVINYDIPYDVEAYVHRIGRTGRAGREGTTVLFSTPRERRMQQAIERHLKIEMLRYQLPSGEDIAERRVQQLIDDLKGEFEKNELSDYEAIGSQLLSHFEMSPEKLLAALLRSQSAQRPLLAPPQIDFNAGRDSGPSDRGPRDRGDRGNRGGDRGGRPEVALEAGFKRYRLDVGHNHQVKPGNIVGAIANEGNINAKSIGRVQINEGYTLVDLPDDLPKELERHLQNTRVCGRPIKLREWTDKPGQGRGGKPAGRARPGGKPKGRANSSRPSSPRRSS, encoded by the coding sequence ATGTCTGAATCGAATATTACGTTCGACGAGCTCGGCTTATCTGAGCAACTATTGAAAGAAATCAAATCGCTTGGCTACGAAAAACCGTCGCCTATTCAAGAGCGCGCTATTCCGGTATTACTGGACGGACGTGATATTTTGGGTCAAGCGCAAACTGGTACCGGTAAAACTGCAGCCTTCGCGTTGCCGCTAATCGATAACCTCGACCTTAAAGCGAACCACATTCAGGTTTTGGTACTAACGCCAACGCGTGAATTAGCTATTCAGGTTGCTGAAGCATTCCAGCGTTATGCTGCTTCAATCCGTGGCTTCCGTGTACTGCCAATTTATGGTGGTCAGCCAATGAATATCCAGATGCGTGGCCTTCAGCGTGGCGCACAGGTTGTCGTGGGCACGCCTGGTCGCGTTATCGATCACTTGAATCGTGGTAGTCTCAAGCTCGATAAGCTACAAGCACTGGTATTAGATGAAGCTGACGAGATGCTTAACATGGGCTTCTTGGAAGACGTCGAAAAAGTGATGGAATTCCTGCCTGAAGAGCGTCAGATTGCGCTGTTCTCGGCAACGATGCCAAAGGCTATCGAGTCGGTTGCTAAGAAGTATTTACGCAACCCAGAGCATATCGAAATTGCTGGCGCCAAGCGTGAGAACAAAAATATCAAGCAGTACAGTTGGGTCATGAAGAATGACCGCAAGCGTGATGCTTTAACACGTTTGCTCGAATCTGAAGAGTACGATGCGGCCATTATTTTCGTTCGTACTCGTGTTGCTGCCGATGAATTGACCATGATCTTGAATGCGCGCGGTTACCGTTGTTCGGCACTTCAGGGTGACATGGCACAGAAGCAGCGAGAGCAAGCGGTTAACTCATTAAAGAAGGGTCAACTAGACATTATCATTGCAACGGACGTTGCGGCGCGCGGCCTTGATGTTGAGCGTATTTCGTTGGTAATTAACTATGACATTCCCTATGACGTAGAAGCCTACGTTCACCGTATTGGTCGTACTGGCCGAGCTGGTCGCGAAGGCACCACAGTGTTGTTCTCAACACCACGTGAGCGTCGCATGCAGCAAGCTATCGAGCGTCATTTGAAAATTGAAATGCTGCGCTACCAGCTTCCGAGTGGCGAAGATATTGCCGAACGTCGTGTTCAGCAGTTGATTGATGACCTCAAGGGTGAGTTCGAAAAGAACGAACTATCTGACTACGAGGCAATTGGCTCGCAGTTGTTGTCACACTTTGAAATGTCACCAGAGAAACTGTTAGCTGCACTACTTCGTTCGCAATCAGCTCAGCGCCCGTTGCTTGCTCCACCGCAGATTGATTTTAACGCTGGCCGTGATTCAGGTCCTTCTGATCGAGGTCCGCGCGATCGTGGCGATCGTGGTAACCGCGGTGGTGATCGTGGCGGCCGTCCGGAAGTTGCATTGGAAGCTGGCTTTAAGCGTTATCGTTTAGACGTTGGCCACAACCACCAGGTTAAACCAGGTAACATTGTGGGTGCGATTGCTAACGAAGGTAATATCAACGCTAAATCTATCGGCCGAGTGCAAATCAACGAAGGCTATACGCTGGTTGACCTGCCTGACGATCTACCGAAAGAATTGGAACGCCATTTACAGAATACACGTGTTTGTGGACGCCCAATTAAGCTTCGCGAATGGACCGATAAGCCAGGACAAGGTCGTGGTGGTAAGCCAGCTGGCCGCGCACGTCCGGGCGGCAAGCCAAAGGGAAGAGCGAATAGCTCTCGTCCTAGCTCGCCACGCCGTTCTTCGTGA